CCAGCAACCCGGCATGGCCGCACCACCGGTAGCCCTCCAATGAGACCAAGTTTTCCACGGCGCCGGCTCTCAGGGGGTTGAGGTGGATGTAGCGCACCAGTTCCTTGAAGTAGGGGTCCTCCTCACAAACGATTGATTTGTAACGGTTTTGAAACAGATGGCCGTGGCGGCGGTGGCGGCGGTTGTAATGGGTGGCATGTCCGGTCAGAAGCCGCCGCATGAAACCGGGAAGACCCCCGGGGCCGCTTCGAACCAGCAGGTGGGCGTGGTTTTCCATCAAGGCCCAGGCGTAGACGGTCGTATGGGTTTCCTGAGCCAGGCCGCCAAGCCGCGTGAGGAATCGTTCCCGGTCCTGATCGTCATCCACGATGCGGCGACCCTCGATACCCCGCACGATTACGTGGTGCAGGGTCCCGGGCGCATCAAGGCGGGGGCCTCGCGGCATTGACGTCTCCTCCATTCGAGGTTAAGAAAGAGGCGTGAAGGCTAATCTATTTTGTACCCCTTGTCAACAACGTCCCCTTAAATTCATGACGGAAAGCAACAGCATCCAGCGGCTCAAGGAAGATGTCCGCCAGCTGGCCGGGGTGATCGGCGAGCGCAACGTCTTTCGCCCCGAGGCCCTGCACGCCGCCGCGGCCTATATCGAAAACGCCTGGCGGGATCAGGGCTACGCGGTCGAACGCCAGACCTACACGGCGGCCGGGGTGCCCTCGGCCAACCTGGAAATTTCGATCCCCGGCAGCCACCGGCCCGGGGAAATCCTGTTGATCGGCGCCCACTACGATTCGGTGCGCGGCAGCCCCGGCGCCGACGACAATGCCTCGGCCGTGGCCGCACTGCTGGAGATCTCCCGCTTTTTCGCCGCCCGGCGACCCGTGCGAACGGTCCGCCTGGTGGCCTTCGTCAACGAGGAGCCGCCCTTTTTCACCACTTGCCGGCAGGGCAGCATGGTCTACGCCGCCGCCGCCCGCAAGCGCAGGGACGACATCCGCCTGATGCTCTCGCTGGAAATGTTGGGCTATTATTCCAGCCGGCCGGGCAGCCAGCGCTACCCGCCTTTTTTGGGCCGCTTTTACCCGGACGCGGCGAATTTCATCGCCTTCGTGGCCAACCTGCGCTCGCGCCGCAGCATGCAGCGCCTGGTCCGGGCTTTCCAGGCCGCCAGCGACTTTCCAACAGCGCACATCGCCACCCTCGCGCTGGTCCCCGGTGTCTCCTGGAGCGACCACCGCTCTTTCTGGCGCCGCGGCTATCGCGCCGTGATGGTGACCGATACCGCCTTTTACCGCAACGCATACTATCACAGCGCGGGCGACACCCCCGAGACGCTGGACTACTCCAAGCTGGCCGCGGTGACCGACGGCCTGGCGGAGGCGGCCGCCACCTTGGCGCAGCAGCCGCTCTGACGGCCTGAAGGGGGCAAAAGGCCCCACCCATGGGAAGGAGGCCATAGCCATGAAGATTTTCATCATCGCCGGCCCGCTGCCGCGCCGATTTTTGGGGGCGCTGGCGGCCGGGCTTTTTCTGCTGGCGCAGGTCCCCGCAACCCCGGCGGCGGACCGCTACGCGGCCGCGCGCCGAGCCCTGGTGGCGGCCATCGAAGAAACGGTCCGCGAAACAGCCGGCCATATCGGGAGGGACAGCATGGATCCGCGTGTGATGGCCGTTCTGGCCGAGGTGCCGCGCCATGAGTTCGTGCCGCAAGACCAGCGCCCCCATGCCTATGAAAACCGGCCGCTGCCCATCGGCCACGGTCAGACCATTTCCCAACCTTACATCGTGGCGCTGATGACCGACCTGCTCAAGCCGCAGCCGGAGCACAGGGTGCTGGAAATCGGCACCGGTTCGGGCTACCAGGCGGCGGTTCTGGCCAGGTTGGTCAAAGAAGTCTACTCCATCGAAATCATCACCGAACTGGGCCAGCAGGCGACCGAGCGGCTGCAACGCCTGGGGTATGACAATGTCACGGTGAGAACCGGGGACGGGTATTTCGGCTGGGAGGAACAGGCGCCCTTTGACGGGATCGTCGTCACCGCCGCGGCCGATCACATCCCGCCGCCGCTCATCCGGCAGCTCAAACCCGGCGGCCGGATGGTGATCCCGGTGGGTAGCCGCTTCATGGTGCAGCAGCTGGTGCTGGTGGAAAAAGACGCCGGCGGCGCGGCCACCACCCGCCAGATCCTACCGGTGCTTTTCGTGCCCCTGACTGGAGGGCACTGAGGCCGAAGCCGCGGGGGGAATTCCTCATGGGGCCTTTAGCCAAAAACGCGCAGGCCATTCCGCGTCTTGCCATCGCGCTGGTTTCGGCCAGTGCCCTGGCGTATGAAATTCTGCTGATGCGCCTGTTTTCGATCACCCAGTGGCACCATTTCGCCTACATGATCATCAGCCTGGCGCTGCTGGGCTACGGCGCCAGCGGCACCTTCCTTTCCCTCTTGCGCGAACCGCTGCTGACGCGCTTCCGCGGGGCGTTCAGCGCCAGCCTGTTTCTCTTCGGGCTCTCCGCCCTGGTGTGCTGCCTGGCCGCCCAGCGGCTGGCCTTCAACCCCGAGGAGGTGCTCTGGGACCCGCACCAGTTTTCGAAGCTGGTGGTGCTCTACCTGATCCTGGCGCTGCCCTTTTTCTTTGCCGCCACCGGCCTGGGGCTCGCGCTCAGCCGCTACCGGGGTCAGATCGCCCGCATTTACCGGGCCGACCTGCTGGGTGCAGGAATCGGCAGCCTGGGGATTGCCCTTTTATTGTTCATCCTCTTTCCGGGGAGGGCCCTGCAGGCCATCAGCGCCCTGGGCCTCGGCGCGGCCGCGCTGGGCTGGTGGGAACTTTCCCGGCACGAGGGCCCCGGGCGACAGCGGCCCATGATCGGGCGTCTCCTGGCGCTGGCGCCGATTCTGCCGCTGCTTTTGCCCGGCGGTTGGACCCGGCCGGTCCCCTCGCCCTACAAGGGCCTCAGCCAGGCCCTGCAGATCAGCGGGGCGCGGGTCACCGCCGAGCGCTCCAGCCCGCTGGGGTTTTTGAGCGTGCTGCAAAGCCCGCAGGTGCCGCTGCGCCATGCCCCCGGTCTGAGCATCATGGCCGCTTCAATACCGCCGGATCAGATCGGGGTTTTCACCGACGGCGACGCCATGACGGTCGTCACCCGCGACAGCGGCGATCCGGCGGCGCTGGCCTATCTGGACCAGCTGACCTCCGCCCTGCCCTACCATCTCAAGACCCCGCAGCGGGTCCTGATCCTGGGCGCCGGCGGTGGCGCCGACGTCCTCCAGGCGCGCCGCCACGGTGTGAACCGGATCGACGCGGTGGAACTCAACCCCCAGATCGCAGCCCTGGTGCAGCGAGATTTCGGGGCCTTCTCCGGCCATCTGTACGACCATCCCGAGGTGCGCCTGGAGATCGCCGAGGCACGCGGCTTCGTCCAGGGCTCCAGCGGACACTACGACCTGGTGCAGCTCTCGATGCTGGACGCCTTCGCGGCCTCCGCCGCCGGCCTTTACGCCTTGAGCGAGAGCTATCTTTACACGGTCGAAGCCCTGGAGGCTTACCTGGCGCGCCTGGCGCCGGGGGGCTACCTGGCGCTGACCCGCTGGATCAAGCTGCCGCCGCGGGATACCCTCAAGCTCTTCGCCACCGCCGTTGCGGCCCTGGAGCGGCGCGCGGTGGCCTCGCCGGAAAAGTGTCTGGTTCTGATCCGCGGCTGGCAGACCAGCACCCTGCTGGTTAAAAACGGGGATTTCAGCGAAACCGAGATCGCGTCCCTGCGGGCCTTCTGCAGCGCGCGGGCCTTCGACGTGGCCTGGTATCCGGGCATGCCGGCTGCGGAGGCCAACCGCCGCAACCTGCTGCAAGCGCCCCTCTTCCACCGCGGTGCCGCCGCCCTGCTGGAACCGCAACGCACGGCCTTTCTGTCCGACTACAAGTTCAACCTGCGCCCGGCAACCGACGACCGGCCCTACTTCTTCAATTTTTTCAAGTGGCGGACGCTGCCGGAAATCATTCGCCTGCGCGGGCAGGGGGGACTTCCCCTGCTGGAAGCGGGCTATCTGGTGCTGGTCGCCACCCTGCTGCAGGCCCTGCTGGTCAGCGTCATCCTGATCCTGGTACCCATGGTCCTGTGGAATCGCCGTGAGCCGGCCGAAGCGACGGATTTCAGCCGCCCGCGGGTGCTGGTCTACTTCCTGGCCACGGGGCTGGCCTTCCTGTTCATGGAAATCGCCTTCATCCAGAAATTCATCCTGTTTCTCAGCCACCCGCTGTATGCCACAGCCGCGGTGCTGAGCGCCTTTCTGGTCTTTGCCGGCCTGGGCAGCGGCTTTTCCGAGCGCCTGGGAAAGGGCGAGCGCGCCCAGGCTGCCGTCAGCCGGGCCGTCGCCGCCATCGCCGTCCTGGGTGCGGCCTACCTCCTGGTCCTCGGGCCGGTCTTCAAACCGCTGATGAGCCTGCCGGGCGCGCTGCGGGTCGTAATTGCCGTCGCCCTGATCGCGCCCCTGGCCTTCGCAATGGGCATGCCCTTTCCCCTGGCCCTGGGGCGCCTCGGCGAATCGGCGCCCGCCCTGATCCCCTGGGCCTGGGCCGTCAACGGCTGCGCCTCGGTGTTGAGCGCCGTGCTGGCGACCCTTCTGGCCATTCATCTGGGTTTCAGCCTGGTGGTGGTTCTGGCTTTAGGCCTCTACGGGATCGCCTGGGCATCATTTCCCAAAGGGTGACGAAGTCGGAGTTAGAGAGGTATCACGGCCGATGGGGAGTGTGCGGTGGGGCTTTTGCCGCGGCGCACGGAAGATCGCGCCGCAAGACAATGTTGGCGGTCTCTGCGGCCAGGTCGCAGACAATCACGGCCTCGCCGCGCGCCAGTTGCCGCCGCACCTGGTCGACTTTCTGGGTGAGGCTCAGTCGGTTGTCGCCTGAATCGGTGCCCTCGCGCGACACCGATTCCTCCAGCAGCGCCTGCAGGGCCTCCGGGCTGAGCCGGTCATACGGGACGATGACGCCGTTTTCCTTGGGCATCTCATGGGCTCCGGTCGCCCGCGCTCAGCGGGGCATTCTGCCAGCCTTTATTCGGGGTGGGGCCAGGGCCCGCCGGTTTCCACTTCGGCGAAATAGCAGAAGCGGCCCCATTCAAATTCACGCTTGGAAATGGGGCAGCGCAGCTTGACCTTGTGCCGGCCGACGCCGATGACCTCCCAGTCGCCGTGGCGGGGGCCGTCCGCGATGTAAATTTTCTGCCCGACTTCCAAAGGGTAGGTGCGGAACACCACCACCGTCTCGTCTGCCATGTCTCGGCCCTCCGACCCCGTGTCCATTTTAAACCCGCGACCTGCACCGTCCCGGCCGGGGCTCGCCTGCCGGGTGGGAGACGTCGCTGGGTGTCTGCTGCGACTCCCAAACTGATGAACCAGAAAAAAGTCAAAATCCAGACAGTTTCGTAAAATAGCCAATTTACGGCGCCAAATCTCGAGGAGTGAGGCGTACTGATCTACGCCGCAGCGACTTCGATATGCAGCGCAACGCAGAAATTGGCCATTCTACTGAACTGTCAAACTACCAGACCGGCCGGGCGCGGGCAAGGCCGACCGCAAAATCGGGCAGCAGCCGATCTTCAACATCCGGCGCCCTCGCCCCTTATTTGCGGATCTCCTTTTCCCGCTGCTGCTGCCGTGTGGCCACCTGGGCCAGGGCCAGGAGCTCGTCGGAGATCAACTCCAGAAAATCGTTGACCGAGAGGATCCCCTCCAGCCCGCCGCGCGCGTTGACCACCGGCAGGCGCCGCACGCCATGGGCCCGCATCCGCTGCAGAACGTCCCAGATGCTCTCCTGTTCCCCGGCGGTGAGCAGCTCATGGCTCATGATATCACCTGCGAGGACGGCGTCCAGGTCGACCTCGCTGGCAACGATGGCCAGTACGATGTCGCGGTCGGTGATGATGCCCACCGGCACCTTTTCATCGCCGCGCGCGTTCACGACGACGACATCGCCCACGTGATATTCGCGCATCAGTTTGGCCACCGCGATCAGGGTGGCCTCGGGGGTCGTGATCACCACCTCCCGGTTGCAGATTTTGCCGACAGTCATGGGGCCTCCTTCGTATTGGGTGCGGCCTCGGGCTGATCCGGCAGCGCGTGGCCGGCATAGAGCGCGCGCACCGCGTTTTGAAACCGCAGCGCGATCTCCTTCCGGCGCGGCTTCAGGGTCGGGGTGAGCAGACGGTTTTCGATGGTCCAGGGATCCAGGGAGAGATGCACGGCATGCACCCGGGCGTAAACCGGAAATGCGTGCAGGGCTTCGGCGACACGCCCTCGGGCGGCCTTTAGCGCAGTGGGCGCCGACAGGGAGGCGGGGTTTTGGGGGTCCAGCCCCAGGTCCCGCGCCAAAGCGCTCCAGGCCGTAGGCTTGAGCACCAGCAGGGCGGCCATAAAAGGCTTGCCCTCGCCGAGCACCAGCGCCTGGTCAAAAAGAGGGTCATCGACGATGGCGTTCTCCAGATCGACTGCCGGCACCTTTTCACCGGTGGACATGACGATCACATCGTCGATCCGGCCGCGGATAAAGACCCTGCCGTCGCGCATCTCAGCGAGGTCCCCGGTGTGCAGCCAGCCGTCGCCGTCCACCGCCCGGCGGGTGGCCTCGGGGCGGTTCCAGTAGCCCAGCATCACACTGGGGCTGCGCACCAGAAGTTGGCCCGCGGGGGTCAGCCGCACCTCGACCCCGGGCAGCGGCTGCCCCACCGACCCGGGGAGGTTGTTTTCAACCGTGTTGCCGCAGACCGTGGGGGCGGCCTCGGTAAGACCGTAGCCCTCCAGCAGCGTCAGGCCCAGCGCCAGAAAGCAGCGGGCGATGTACGGCTGCAGGGGAGCGGCCCCGCTGACGGCCAGCCGCAGGCGCCCCCCTAAACGGGCGAGCACCTTGTCGGCCACCAGGGGCTTCAAAAGGGCCCACAAAAGGCGTTCGCGGGTGGTGACCGGCCGGCCACGGCCCTGGGCGGCCTCGAAGCGGCGCCAACCGATCGCCACCGCCAGGTCGAACAGCCGCCGCGCCAGGCGGCCCTGCTGCGCCAGACGCTGCTGGATGCGGGCGTGGGCCCGCTCGTAGATGCGCGGCACGCTGATCAGGACCGTCGGCCGAACCGCCGTCAGGTCCTCCACCAGCTGCTGCACCGAACGCGCATAGGCGATCCCGCTGCCGGACAGCATGGGAAGACAGTAGCCGACGGTGAGCTCGAAGATGTGGGAAAGGGGCAGAAAGGAGAGGAAAAGGTCGTCCGAACCGATCGGAACCGCTTTGAACATCGCCTGGGCGTTCCACAGGATGTTGTGGTGGGAGAGCATGACCCCCTTGGGGCGGCCGGTGGTCCCCGAGGTGTAGACCAGCAGGGCGAGGTCATCCGGTTCGATCGGCGGATCCTCCAGGGGCTCGGCCGCCGCCGGCAGCCAGGAAAAAAGATCGTGCAACCGGGGACGGTGGGCGGTCTGTCGGGACGCCGACCCCACGCAAACCACGTCTTCAAGCGCCGGGAAGAGCCCCTGATGGGGTGCCAGGGCTTCCCATTGGGCCTCATCCCCGACCAGCAGCAGCCGGGCGCCCGCATCACCCAGCACATAGGCCACGTTCTCAGGGTTATCGTTGGTGTAGAGCGGCACCACCACCAGCCCCTGGGCCAGGCCCGCCTGGGCAAAGCAGCCCCATTCGACGCTGTTGCGCAGCTGAACCGCCACGCGATCGCCCGAGTTAAGCCCATGCCGGGACAGGGCATGGCGCCAGCGGGCCACCAGCGCGCCGGCCTGCCGCCAGGTGACATCCACCCAGCGGGAGGCCGCGGGTTCGAACTGCCGGTAGGCGATCTGTTCGGGGCTGCGCTGCACCCGGCAGCGAAACAGACCCGGGAGAGTCCGGGCTTCCGAAAGGGCAATGGGATCCACTCGAAGGGGCGTTGGGCTGGGCATTCTGGCCTCCCTGCAGCCCGCGAGGGCTGCGGTGCTCGCGCCCAGCCGGAGCCGGCGGCCGCGGTTAGCCGGTGTCAGGCCCAGACGCCGGCAATCCGGGCACCGCACGTCGGACAGGCGCCGTCGGTGAGGCGGTTTTGGCGGACGGTGAACCCCCTGCGCGCGATGAGCAGCTCGCTGCACGCCGGGCAGTAGGTGTTTTCACCGGGGTCGCCGGGGATGTTGCCGGTGTAGACATGGCGCAATCCGGCTTCCATCCCGATCTGGCGTGCGCGGCGCAGGGTTTCCAGCGGCGTGGGCGGCCGGTCGCGCATCTTGTAAGTGGGGTAAAAAGCGGTCACGTGCCAGGGGGTCTCAGGCCCTGTGGCGTGCAGGAATTGGGCGATGTCCCGCAGCTCGGCGTCGGAATCGTTCAGACCCGGGATGACCAGGGTCGTCACCTCCACCCAGACCCCCAGGGACTTCATGCGGGCGATGGTCTCCAGCACCGGCTTGAGCCTGGCCTTGCAGACCTTGCGGTAGAAATCATCGGAAAAGCTCTTCAGGTCGATGTTGTCGCCGTCGAGGACCTCCGCCATCACGCTGGCCGAGGCTTCGGTCATAAAGCCGTTTGAAACGAAGACGTTGCGCAGGCCCTTTTCCCGGGCCAGCAGGGCCGTGTCGTAGCAGAACTCGGCGAAGATCGTCGGTTCGGTATAGGTGTAGGCGATGGAGGCCGAAGCGCTGGCCTGGGCATGGGCGACCACCTCCTCCGGCGCCATGGGCTCGCCGGCGATCTCGTTGTCGTGGCGCCGGGGGTACTGCGAAATATCGTAGTTTTGGCAGTGCTGGCAGCGGAAGTTGCACCCCACCGTGGCGATGGAGAAGGAGCGGGTACCGGGCAGGAAATGGTAAAGCGGTTTTTTTTCGATGGGGTCGGCGTTGTTGGCGATGAGGCGGCCGTAGACCAGGGAGTAGAGCGTGCCGGATCGGTTTTCGCGGACCCCGCAGATTCCCCGCCGGCCCGGATCGATGGTGCACTCGTGGGCGCAGAGGTGGCACTTGACCTTGTCATCGCGCAACTTGTCGAAAAATCTGGCCGGATGCATGGCCCCCCTCCCTGGTG
The sequence above is a segment of the Desulfobacteraceae bacterium genome. Coding sequences within it:
- the amrS gene encoding AmmeMemoRadiSam system radical SAM enzyme, translated to MHPARFFDKLRDDKVKCHLCAHECTIDPGRRGICGVRENRSGTLYSLVYGRLIANNADPIEKKPLYHFLPGTRSFSIATVGCNFRCQHCQNYDISQYPRRHDNEIAGEPMAPEEVVAHAQASASASIAYTYTEPTIFAEFCYDTALLAREKGLRNVFVSNGFMTEASASVMAEVLDGDNIDLKSFSDDFYRKVCKARLKPVLETIARMKSLGVWVEVTTLVIPGLNDSDAELRDIAQFLHATGPETPWHVTAFYPTYKMRDRPPTPLETLRRARQIGMEAGLRHVYTGNIPGDPGENTYCPACSELLIARRGFTVRQNRLTDGACPTCGARIAGVWA
- a CDS encoding YheU family protein, which translates into the protein MPKENGVIVPYDRLSPEALQALLEESVSREGTDSGDNRLSLTQKVDQVRRQLARGEAVIVCDLAAETANIVLRRDLPCAAAKAPPHTPHRP
- a CDS encoding CBS domain-containing protein; its protein translation is MTVGKICNREVVITTPEATLIAVAKLMREYHVGDVVVVNARGDEKVPVGIITDRDIVLAIVASEVDLDAVLAGDIMSHELLTAGEQESIWDVLQRMRAHGVRRLPVVNARGGLEGILSVNDFLELISDELLALAQVATRQQQREKEIRK
- a CDS encoding M28 family peptidase, encoding MTESNSIQRLKEDVRQLAGVIGERNVFRPEALHAAAAYIENAWRDQGYAVERQTYTAAGVPSANLEISIPGSHRPGEILLIGAHYDSVRGSPGADDNASAVAALLEISRFFAARRPVRTVRLVAFVNEEPPFFTTCRQGSMVYAAAARKRRDDIRLMLSLEMLGYYSSRPGSQRYPPFLGRFYPDAANFIAFVANLRSRRSMQRLVRAFQAASDFPTAHIATLALVPGVSWSDHRSFWRRGYRAVMVTDTAFYRNAYYHSAGDTPETLDYSKLAAVTDGLAEAAATLAQQPL
- a CDS encoding AMP-dependent synthetase/ligase; the encoded protein is MPSPTPLRVDPIALSEARTLPGLFRCRVQRSPEQIAYRQFEPAASRWVDVTWRQAGALVARWRHALSRHGLNSGDRVAVQLRNSVEWGCFAQAGLAQGLVVVPLYTNDNPENVAYVLGDAGARLLLVGDEAQWEALAPHQGLFPALEDVVCVGSASRQTAHRPRLHDLFSWLPAAAEPLEDPPIEPDDLALLVYTSGTTGRPKGVMLSHHNILWNAQAMFKAVPIGSDDLFLSFLPLSHIFELTVGYCLPMLSGSGIAYARSVQQLVEDLTAVRPTVLISVPRIYERAHARIQQRLAQQGRLARRLFDLAVAIGWRRFEAAQGRGRPVTTRERLLWALLKPLVADKVLARLGGRLRLAVSGAAPLQPYIARCFLALGLTLLEGYGLTEAAPTVCGNTVENNLPGSVGQPLPGVEVRLTPAGQLLVRSPSVMLGYWNRPEATRRAVDGDGWLHTGDLAEMRDGRVFIRGRIDDVIVMSTGEKVPAVDLENAIVDDPLFDQALVLGEGKPFMAALLVLKPTAWSALARDLGLDPQNPASLSAPTALKAARGRVAEALHAFPVYARVHAVHLSLDPWTIENRLLTPTLKPRRKEIALRFQNAVRALYAGHALPDQPEAAPNTKEAP
- a CDS encoding protein-L-isoaspartate(D-aspartate) O-methyltransferase, with protein sequence MKIFIIAGPLPRRFLGALAAGLFLLAQVPATPAADRYAAARRALVAAIEETVRETAGHIGRDSMDPRVMAVLAEVPRHEFVPQDQRPHAYENRPLPIGHGQTISQPYIVALMTDLLKPQPEHRVLEIGTGSGYQAAVLARLVKEVYSIEIITELGQQATERLQRLGYDNVTVRTGDGYFGWEEQAPFDGIVVTAAADHIPPPLIRQLKPGGRMVIPVGSRFMVQQLVLVEKDAGGAATTRQILPVLFVPLTGGH